In Planctomycetota bacterium, a genomic segment contains:
- a CDS encoding glycine--tRNA ligase translates to MAKPPANTSPLDPIVSLCKKRGFVYPASEIYGGINGFWDYGPLGVLLKNNIRDHWWRCMVECPPIGPDGVPLQIVGLDSSIIQNPKTWEASGHVGGFSDPMVDCTESKRRYRADHLFLATAFANDGTEIGTFSTLCEGDEAVDDLIRRAKKASKGKSLDDTAIRAETVLCYVDIARDLQEKVIGPDASKPGTLTKPREFNLMFQTYVGAIQSDDAKAYLRPETAQGIFLNYKNVVDTTRVKMPFGIAQVGKSFRNEVTPRNFIFRSREFEQMELEWFCDPDESGKWYDFWKQARMDWWLSLGVDPDNLIFRDHEDDELSHYSNMTVDIEYKYPFTAPEYGELEGIAHRGCFDLTQHQEHSGAKMEYFDQEKQLRLKDEGASPEEVKEKSRYIPNVIEPASGLTRAVLVVLCEAYTVDPDRPSGVYMKFKPKFAPIKAGIFPLVNKDGMPEKATEIYRELREVMTCEYDPKQSIGKRYARMDEIGAPFCVTVDGDTATDDSVTVRHRDDQSQERVKVAELKAYLLERLAD, encoded by the coding sequence GGCTTCGTCTACCCCGCGTCCGAAATCTACGGCGGCATTAACGGCTTCTGGGACTACGGCCCCCTGGGCGTCCTGCTCAAAAACAACATTCGCGACCACTGGTGGCGCTGCATGGTCGAGTGCCCGCCCATCGGCCCCGATGGCGTCCCCCTGCAAATCGTCGGCCTGGACAGCAGCATCATCCAGAACCCCAAGACGTGGGAAGCCAGCGGCCACGTCGGCGGGTTCAGCGATCCGATGGTGGATTGTACCGAGAGCAAACGGCGGTACCGGGCGGACCACCTGTTTCTCGCCACCGCATTTGCCAACGATGGAACCGAGATTGGGACCTTCTCGACGCTGTGTGAGGGAGATGAAGCGGTCGACGATCTCATTCGTCGGGCTAAGAAGGCATCGAAGGGCAAATCTCTAGACGATACAGCGATCCGCGCCGAGACGGTTCTCTGTTACGTCGACATCGCAAGAGACTTGCAGGAGAAGGTGATTGGCCCAGACGCGTCGAAGCCCGGCACGCTCACAAAGCCGCGTGAGTTTAACCTGATGTTCCAGACCTACGTTGGCGCGATCCAGTCCGACGACGCCAAGGCGTACCTGCGCCCCGAGACCGCGCAGGGCATCTTCCTCAACTACAAGAACGTCGTCGACACCACGCGCGTGAAGATGCCGTTCGGCATCGCGCAGGTCGGCAAGTCCTTCCGCAACGAGGTGACACCGCGGAACTTCATCTTCCGCAGCCGCGAGTTCGAGCAGATGGAGCTGGAGTGGTTCTGCGACCCGGACGAATCCGGCAAGTGGTACGACTTCTGGAAGCAGGCCCGCATGGACTGGTGGCTGTCCCTCGGCGTCGACCCCGACAACCTGATCTTCCGCGACCACGAGGACGACGAGCTTTCGCACTACTCGAACATGACCGTCGACATCGAGTACAAGTACCCCTTCACCGCCCCCGAGTACGGCGAGCTTGAAGGCATCGCCCACCGCGGCTGCTTCGACCTGACCCAGCACCAGGAACACAGCGGCGCGAAGATGGAGTACTTCGATCAGGAGAAGCAGCTACGTCTGAAGGACGAAGGTGCGTCGCCGGAGGAAGTGAAGGAGAAGAGCCGGTACATCCCGAACGTCATCGAGCCGGCCAGCGGTCTGACGCGTGCGGTGCTGGTGGTGCTGTGCGAGGCGTACACGGTCGACCCGGACCGGCCGTCCGGCGTGTACATGAAGTTCAAGCCCAAGTTCGCCCCGATCAAGGCCGGCATCTTCCCGCTGGTCAACAAGGACGGCATGCCCGAAAAGGCCACGGAGATCTACCGCGAACTCCGCGAGGTCATGACCTGCGAGTACGACCCCAAGCAGTCCATCGGCAAGCGCTACGCCCGCATGGACGAGATCGGCGCCCCGTTCTGCGTCACCGTCGACGGCGACACGGCAACCGACGACAGCGTCACCGTCCGCCACCGCGACGACCAATCGCAAGAGCGCGTGAAGGTCGCGGAGCTGAAGGCGTACTTGCTTGAGCGGTTGGCGGATTGA
- a CDS encoding aldo/keto reductase: MSDYQPADARYDKPDDWFRKCGRTGLKLPAISLGCWHNFGGAGTDTKGRDEPALHENATAMLRTAFDHGCTHFDLANNYGPPPGSAEERVGRTLASDFAGHRDELIISTKAGWGMWDGPYGDLGSRKYLLASLDQSLERLGLDYVDIYYHHRPDTDTPLDETLGALDTAVKSGKALYAAISSYSGALTADALVTCERNGLTKPILHQPNYNMFDRWIEGDLLPICERMGLGTIVFSPLAQGLLTNKYLSGIPDDSRAKQESGFLQEDGITAEKVAKVQKLAAIAGDRGQTLAQFALAWVLREQGVRTVGPWTREPTRVTSALIGASRPEQVADCCKCLDAGPISTEDAERVEKVLAS; the protein is encoded by the coding sequence ATGTCCGATTACCAACCAGCTGATGCCCGTTACGACAAACCCGACGACTGGTTCCGCAAGTGCGGACGGACGGGGCTCAAACTCCCGGCGATTTCGCTGGGCTGTTGGCACAACTTCGGCGGTGCCGGGACCGACACCAAGGGCCGCGATGAGCCGGCGTTGCACGAGAACGCCACGGCCATGCTCCGCACCGCGTTCGACCACGGCTGCACGCACTTCGACCTGGCCAACAACTACGGCCCGCCGCCCGGCAGCGCCGAGGAACGGGTCGGCCGAACCCTCGCGTCCGACTTCGCCGGCCATCGCGATGAGCTGATCATCTCCACCAAGGCCGGGTGGGGCATGTGGGACGGTCCCTACGGCGACCTCGGCTCGCGCAAATACCTTCTCGCGAGTCTCGATCAGTCCCTCGAACGGCTCGGCCTTGATTACGTCGACATCTACTACCACCACCGCCCGGATACCGACACGCCGCTCGACGAAACGCTCGGCGCCCTCGACACCGCGGTCAAAAGCGGCAAGGCGCTTTACGCCGCGATCAGCAGCTACAGCGGCGCACTCACCGCCGACGCGCTGGTGACCTGCGAGCGGAACGGGCTGACCAAGCCGATCCTGCACCAGCCGAACTACAACATGTTCGACCGCTGGATCGAAGGCGACCTGCTGCCGATCTGCGAGCGGATGGGGTTGGGGACGATCGTGTTCTCGCCGCTTGCTCAGGGCTTGCTCACCAACAAGTACCTCAGCGGCATCCCCGACGACTCACGCGCCAAGCAAGAGAGCGGCTTCCTCCAAGAAGACGGCATCACGGCCGAGAAAGTGGCGAAGGTCCAAAAACTCGCCGCGATCGCCGGCGATCGCGGACAAACGCTGGCCCAGTTCGCGTTGGCGTGGGTGCTTCGGGAGCAGGGCGTGCGGACGGTCGGGCCGTGGACGCGCGAGCCGACGCGGGTGACCAGTGCGTTGATCGGTGCGAGCCGGCCGGAACAGGTCGCCGATTGCTGTAAATGCCTCGACGCGGGGCCGATCAGCACGGAAGACGCGGAACGGGTCGAAAAAGTGCTGGCGTCGTGA
- a CDS encoding DUF3524 domain-containing protein, translating into MRRLEVLAVEPLFGGFRRESLRGFMRHTEHRVHLLKLPPRRPQRRLIASGIWFHESICLHPPRHEVDGKVRRVRFDAVLAGDHLHLSDFQRLHRPLQEKPAIFLHHGPAPTDLRSQTIRLNSLKAATEIWTPTAGSRDALLDEVRQAGVQFPALGDNVKRVADKVRLIAFPVEVGPPLRSIERTRRRIAVDATSPPSDGVVKAIQRLSDRGEKFELFVIGPHGSALPREVVAETVDPTDDAAVCQALRRCRSFLGASAERPFDPLAVRALRCECWVLLHDTSPNRAILPPFHHSASLHTDDVRQIYGWLLTVLHQGLADGSTREMSALLSRFDPKRSSEAIDEAITDVAGERSYIDFDFSGEEKGETCDGTTSSKATVT; encoded by the coding sequence ATGCGCCGACTCGAAGTGCTCGCTGTTGAGCCTCTTTTCGGCGGCTTCCGCCGGGAGTCGCTCCGCGGCTTCATGCGCCACACCGAGCACCGCGTCCACCTGCTCAAACTCCCGCCACGTCGGCCGCAACGTCGATTGATCGCCTCGGGCATCTGGTTTCACGAGTCCATCTGCCTGCACCCGCCGCGCCACGAGGTGGACGGCAAGGTGCGGCGGGTCCGCTTCGACGCCGTCCTCGCCGGGGATCATCTGCACCTCTCGGACTTCCAACGACTCCACCGCCCGCTGCAGGAGAAGCCCGCGATCTTCCTGCACCACGGACCGGCACCGACCGACCTGCGCAGTCAGACGATCCGGCTCAACTCCCTGAAGGCGGCGACCGAAATCTGGACGCCGACCGCCGGCTCACGTGACGCGCTGCTCGACGAGGTTCGCCAAGCGGGCGTGCAGTTTCCGGCGTTGGGCGACAACGTGAAGCGCGTCGCCGACAAGGTTCGGCTCATCGCGTTCCCGGTCGAGGTCGGCCCGCCGTTGCGGAGCATCGAGCGCACCCGCCGCCGAATTGCGGTGGACGCGACGAGCCCGCCGTCGGATGGCGTGGTCAAGGCCATACAGCGGCTGAGCGATCGCGGCGAGAAGTTCGAGCTTTTCGTGATAGGTCCCCACGGGTCGGCGTTGCCCCGCGAGGTCGTCGCCGAAACCGTCGACCCGACCGATGACGCGGCGGTGTGCCAGGCGCTGCGGCGTTGCCGGTCGTTTCTCGGTGCGTCGGCGGAGCGGCCTTTCGATCCGTTGGCGGTGCGAGCGCTGCGGTGTGAATGTTGGGTGCTGCTCCACGACACCTCGCCCAATCGAGCGATCCTTCCGCCGTTCCATCACAGCGCGTCGTTGCACACCGACGACGTCCGGCAGATCTACGGCTGGCTATTGACCGTGTTGCACCAAGGCTTGGCCGACGGCAGCACGCGGGAAATGTCGGCGTTGCTGAGCCGATTTGATCCGAAGCGCTCGAGCGAAGCGATCGACGAAGCGATCACCGATGTCGCGGGCGAACGGAGTTACATCGACTTCGATTTCAGCGGCGAAGAGAAGGGCGAAACGTGTGACGGCACGACTTCGTCCAAGGCGACTGTGACGTGA
- a CDS encoding transcription termination/antitermination NusG family protein, with the protein MPSRVDTIHDLSAAWSVLHVKHRCEKKLAHELDRHSAAYFLPLIPMPRLHGRTRRTVLEPLFPGYMFINGDTEPARRTKHICQVLPVSDQSKLIGQLETLERVLIDADPGSVERFPKMPIGAVCRVRRGKFAGLVGRITEHAGLTRLLLEITILGSAAAICVDAADLEIIDDVALKF; encoded by the coding sequence TTGCCGAGTCGTGTCGACACGATCCACGACCTGTCGGCCGCTTGGTCGGTGTTACACGTCAAGCACCGGTGTGAGAAGAAACTCGCCCATGAGCTGGACCGGCACTCGGCCGCGTATTTCCTGCCGCTGATTCCGATGCCCAGGTTGCACGGCCGAACGCGTCGAACCGTCCTCGAGCCGTTGTTCCCGGGCTACATGTTCATCAACGGCGACACTGAGCCGGCACGACGGACCAAACACATCTGCCAGGTTCTGCCCGTCTCCGATCAATCCAAGCTCATCGGTCAACTCGAGACCCTGGAGCGTGTGCTGATCGACGCCGATCCGGGCTCGGTCGAACGTTTCCCCAAGATGCCGATCGGTGCGGTGTGTCGCGTTCGGCGCGGCAAGTTCGCCGGGCTAGTCGGTCGAATCACCGAACACGCCGGCCTGACGCGCTTGCTCCTCGAAATCACCATCCTCGGCTCGGCCGCCGCGATCTGCGTTGACGCGGCCGACCTCGAAATCATCGACGACGTCGCCCTGAAGTTCTGA